The Melitaea cinxia chromosome 6, ilMelCinx1.1, whole genome shotgun sequence genome has a window encoding:
- the LOC123654410 gene encoding oocyte zinc finger protein XlCOF8.4-like: protein MNPQTEPLDLSVRNKSSKILNVIDLKFLAGLNEHLVKLYERTNLVDTRSPVQTQRGTNMKTVLPCQVCLKTFDRPSLLKRHMRTHTGEKPHICNVCSKGFSTSSSLNTHRRIHTGEKPHKCPECGKCFTASSNLYYHRMTHTKNKPHKCSWCTRSFPTPGELRAHVASHTGPVAQLVTGPVAQSVAELVTRPVARSVAQPVARPLAEHIGKHGKLWSYAISPPQARFKRPCDGINE, encoded by the exons ATGAATCCACAGACGGAGCCTCTCGATCTCTCAGTCAGGAATAAATCCAGTAAAATCTTGAACGTCATAGATCTGAAGTTCCTCGCTGGTCTAAATGAGCATTTGGTGAAACTTTACGAGAGGACTAACCTCGTGGATACGAGGAGCCCCGTCCAGACTCAAAGAGGAACGAATATGAAGACAGTGCTACCGTGTCAAGTGTGTCTGAAGACCTTCGACCGCCCATCGCTACTGAAACGTCACATGCGTACCCACACAG GTGAGAAGCCGCACATTTGCAACGTGTGCAGCAAGGGGTTTAGCACGTCCAGCTCTCTGAACACGCATCGAAGGATACACACTG GAGAAAAGCCTCACAAGTGTCCCGAATGCGGGAAGTGCTTTACAGCCAGCTCTAACCTTTACTACCACAGAATGACGCACACaaag AACAAACCCCATAAATGCTCGTGGTGTACGCGATCATTCCCCACTCCAGGGGAGCTCCGCGCACACGTCGCTTCCCACACCGGACCAGTCGCCCAACTAGTCACTGGACCGGTAGCTCAATCAGTTGCCGAACTAGTCACTCGACCAGTAGCCCGATCAGTTGCCCAACCAGTCGCACGACCGCTCGCAGAACACATCGGCAAGCACGGCAAGCTGTGGTCGTACGCAATATCTCCTCCACAAGCTAGATTTAAACGACCTTGCGATggaattaatgaataa